The following are encoded in a window of Candidatus Woesearchaeota archaeon genomic DNA:
- a CDS encoding RNA-guided pseudouridylation complex pseudouridine synthase subunit Cbf5 produces the protein MNTNDANANDANAKKDNQHLQDIEEKKGNSAQPEVITLLPFERRQERLITLARAQQAAKQSSADTPVADKPFSHETPTPPSFAARPLCDPSTRSMNDLLSFGIVVIDKPSGPSSHQTASYVKDILHLSRVGHAGTLDPKVTGVLPVGLGKGTRALHALLKAGKEYVCLMQLHGEVGDEQLAAAVSAFTGTITQLPPVRSAVRRRERQRTIYYLALLERSGPFVLFRVGCEAGTYIRKLVHDIGQHIGTGAHMRELRRTKAGPFNETTALCTLQDLKDAFVAWQEEGNEEPLRALIHPAETAVSHLACIVVNDEAIQRVSNGASIAAKHVYAFSSGLREGELVAVLTRNGDLLALARMTLDSSALQPASTATPSARAAQPEHVFAQPRRA, from the coding sequence ATGAACACCAACGATGCCAACGCAAACGATGCCAACGCAAAAAAAGACAACCAGCACCTTCAAGATATAGAAGAAAAAAAAGGCAACAGTGCGCAACCAGAAGTCATCACCCTCCTTCCCTTCGAACGCCGCCAAGAACGACTCATTACGCTTGCAAGAGCGCAACAAGCAGCCAAGCAAAGCAGCGCCGACACGCCCGTCGCGGATAAGCCCTTCTCACACGAAACTCCCACCCCGCCCTCATTCGCCGCCCGTCCCCTGTGCGACCCATCAACGCGCAGCATGAACGACCTCCTCTCCTTTGGCATCGTCGTCATTGACAAACCTTCCGGACCGAGCAGCCACCAAACCGCATCCTATGTCAAAGACATCCTTCACCTCTCTCGAGTTGGCCACGCAGGCACCCTCGACCCCAAAGTAACCGGCGTCCTCCCCGTCGGACTAGGCAAGGGGACCCGCGCCCTGCACGCCCTGCTCAAAGCAGGAAAAGAATACGTCTGCCTCATGCAACTCCACGGCGAAGTCGGCGACGAGCAACTCGCAGCCGCCGTCAGCGCCTTCACCGGCACCATCACGCAACTCCCCCCCGTCAGGTCAGCGGTGAGACGAAGAGAACGCCAACGAACCATCTACTACCTCGCCCTTCTTGAACGCTCCGGGCCCTTCGTCCTCTTCCGCGTCGGGTGCGAAGCCGGCACGTACATTCGAAAACTCGTCCACGACATCGGCCAGCACATCGGCACCGGCGCCCACATGCGCGAATTAAGACGAACCAAGGCAGGACCGTTCAACGAAACAACGGCATTATGCACCCTCCAAGACCTCAAGGACGCCTTCGTCGCCTGGCAAGAAGAAGGTAATGAAGAACCCTTGCGCGCACTCATCCACCCCGCTGAAACCGCCGTTTCCCACCTCGCCTGCATCGTCGTCAACGATGAAGCCATACAGCGCGTCTCTAACGGTGCAAGCATAGCCGCCAAGCACGTGTACGCATTCTCTAGCGGCCTGCGCGAAGGAGAACTCGTCGCCGTCCTCACCCGAAACGGCGACCTTCTCGCCCTTGCAAGGATGACGCTTGACAGTAGCGCATTGCAACCTGCATCAACGGCCACTCCTTCAGCGAGGGCTGCGCAACCAGAGCACGTCTTCGCGCAACCACGCCGCGCATAA
- a CDS encoding desulfoferrodoxin, with protein MKQGDVLKGSAGVFSVVTASGSVPEGLTALPERTAEQEGKEKHVPVLEIDGNNVVVKVGSVPHPMEEDHYIELIQLLQGDKVIAERRLFPGDEPKAVFFVEDTTNLRAREHCNLHGLWTT; from the coding sequence ATGAAACAAGGAGATGTGTTAAAGGGTTCGGCAGGAGTATTTTCGGTCGTTACGGCTAGCGGCAGCGTACCGGAAGGGTTAACCGCGCTGCCTGAGCGGACTGCTGAGCAGGAGGGAAAGGAAAAACACGTCCCGGTACTTGAGATAGACGGGAACAACGTGGTAGTGAAGGTGGGGAGTGTTCCGCACCCGATGGAAGAGGACCACTACATTGAGCTGATTCAGCTCTTGCAAGGGGATAAAGTGATTGCTGAGCGGCGGCTCTTCCCCGGCGACGAGCCAAAAGCGGTGTTCTTCGTTGAAGACACGACCAATCTTCGCGCAAGGGAGCATTGCAACCTGCACGGGTTGTGGACAACATAA
- a CDS encoding glutaredoxin, whose translation MDNIKNNMKKEVGSMELTLYQYPSCPFCARVRTVLEAKNIPYKTVNVARSPDDPERKMVIEKSKCSTVPVLHAVLDSGEDVWMGESGDIIAFLEERFS comes from the coding sequence GTGGACAACATAAAAAACAACATGAAAAAGGAGGTGGGAAGCATGGAACTTACCTTGTATCAATACCCTTCGTGCCCCTTCTGCGCGAGGGTTCGCACGGTGCTTGAGGCGAAGAACATTCCGTACAAGACTGTCAACGTTGCCAGGAGCCCTGATGACCCGGAGCGGAAGATGGTCATTGAAAAGAGCAAGTGTTCAACAGTTCCGGTACTGCATGCAGTCTTGGACAGCGGTGAGGACGTGTGGATGGGCGAGTCGGGGGACATCATCGCGTTTCTTGAAGAGCGATTTTCCTAG